The following proteins come from a genomic window of Lycium ferocissimum isolate CSIRO_LF1 chromosome 4, AGI_CSIRO_Lferr_CH_V1, whole genome shotgun sequence:
- the LOC132053334 gene encoding 14-3-3 protein 9-like isoform X2, producing MAAAAAPSKERENFVYLAKLAEQAERYDEMVDAMKKVANMDVELTVEERNLLSVGYKNVVGSRRASWRILSSIEQKEEQRGNELNAKRIKEYRHKVEKELTDICSDIMTVIDEHLIPSCPAGESSVFYYKMKGDYYRYLAEFKSGDDKKEVSDLSLKAYESATSTAEAELPPTHPIRLGLALNFSVFYYEILNSPERACHLAKQAFDEAISELDTLNEESYKDSTLIMQLLRDNLTLWTSDIPEDSDAQKGDAATSKSGAEGAE from the exons ATGGCAGCAGCAGCAGCTCCGTCAAAAGAACGCGAGAACTTCGTTTATCTCGCTAAACTTGCCGAACAAGCTGAACGATATGAtg AGATGGTTGATGCAATGAAGAAGGTCGCGAATATGGACGTTGAATTGACTGTGGAGGAGAGGAATTTGCTTTCTGTTGGTTATAAGAACGTCGTAGGTTCAAGGAGAGCATCATGGAGGATCTTGTCCTCTATTGAACAGAAGGAGGAGCAAAGAGGAAACGAGCTGAATGCAAAACGGATCAAGGAGTACCGACATAAGGTTGAGAAGGAGCTCACCGACATTTGCAGTGACATCATGACTGTGATTGATGAGCATCTCATTCCCTCATGTCCTGCTGGCGAATCATCTGTATTTTACTATaagat GAAAGGAGATTATTATCGCTATCTTGCAGAGTTCAAAAGCGGTGACGATAAGAAAGAGGTTTCTGATCTTTCATTGAAGGCTTATGAG TCAGCTACATCCACCGCTGAGGCTGAATTGCCACCTACCCATCCCATTAGGTTGGGTTTGGCTTTGAATTTCTCTGTTTTCTACTATGAGATCCTGAACTCTCCTGAAAG GGCATGCCACCTTGCAAAGCAGGCTTTTGATGAAGCAATATCAGAGTTGGATACCCTGAATGAGGAGTCCTACAAAGATAGCACCTTGATTATGCAGCTTCTAAGGGACAATCTCACCTTGTGGACTTCTGATATTCCAGAGGATTCAG ATGCCCAAAAGGGAGATGCGGCCACAAGCAAATCAGGAGCTGAGGGTGCCGAG TAA
- the LOC132053333 gene encoding uncharacterized protein LOC132053333 isoform X1, with amino-acid sequence MAFSFKLNTANPSFFTITNNSSNDPLLKNATKSSILPFRVSASSSSSGSAQAFEEGQLERPKWTGETPLSRLVGTLISIKPLFSILKLGARQVFISTAEKTNIPWREMTKQILDSDVYKELESIENPAIVYPDYYLNPFHAYDEGNLSWLAAAEVEAATMSMVRRAIPNASSLDEANQIVRGNWLDAIEKHHQQYSADFSIRDILDIGCSVGVSTRYIADRYPSAKVTGLDLSPYFLSVAQYKEKKRNQGKNSISWIHANGENTGLPSKSFDLVSIAYVFHECPERAIRNVVKESFRLLRPGGTIAITDNSPKSKILQELPPVLFTLMKSTEPFLDEYYLTDLERVMKETDFANVQTVLTDPRHRTVTATVPY; translated from the exons ATGGCTTTCAGCTTCAAGCTTAACACTGCAAATCCCAGTTTCTTCACCATAACTAACAATTCAAGCAATGACCCATTACTGAAAAATGCAACAAAAAGCAGTATTTTGCCTTTTAGAGTCTCTGCTTCTTCTTCAAGTAGTGGAAGTGCACAAGCATTTGAAGAAGGACAACTTGAAAGACCTAAATGGACAGGGGAAACTCCACTTTCACGTCTTGTTGGAACTCTCATTTCCATTAAACCTCTTTTTTCTATACTCAAACTTGGTGCTAGACAGGTTTTTATAAg TACAGCTGAGAAAACTAATATTCCATGGAGAGAGATGACAAAGCAGATACTGGATTCAGATGTTTACAAAGAGTTAGAGAGCATTGAGAATCCTGCTATTGTATACCCTGATT ATTATCTCAATCCCTTCCACGCGTATGATGAGGGCAACCTGTCCTGGCTG GCTGCAGCTGAAGTAGAGGCCGCAACTATGTCGATGGTGAGACGTGCAATACCTAATGCGTCTTCACTTGATGAAGCAAACCAGATAGTACGTGGAAATTGGCTTGATGCAATCGAAAAACATCATCAGCAATATTCAGCAGACTTCTCAATCAGAGATATTCTTGACATTGGATGCTCTGTTGGTGTGAGCACACGATATATTGCAGACAGATATCCTTCTGCTAAAGTGACT GGTTTGGATCTTTCACCTTATTTCCTTTCTGTTGCTcaatataaagaaaagaaaagaaaccagGGAAAGAATTCTATCAGCTGGATACACGCAAATGGTGAAAACACCGGCTTGCCTTCCAAATCATTTGATCTCGTTTCAATTGCTTATGTG TTTCATGAATGTCCTGAAAGAGCAATAAGAAATGTAGTGAAGGAGTCATTCCGGCTGCTTCGACCTGGAGGAACTATTGCTATAACTGATAACTCG CCAAAGTCGAAGATTCTTCAG GAATTACCACCAGTGTTGTTTACATTGATGAAGAGTACTGAACCTTTTCTGGATGAATACTACTTGACTGATCTTGAAAGAGTGATGAAGGAAACTGATTTTGCCAATGTACAAACTGTTCTCACTGATCCTAGACACAGAACTGTTACCGCCACCGTGCCTTACTAA
- the LOC132054116 gene encoding heat stress transcription factor A-9-like, producing the protein MSSFIYQLNNYKFKKIGLQTWEYENYWFQAEKKHLLTNIKRRRNKSLKKDFNQETYYYWVEEELRSQRDLNDTLKLEIKKLKERQDDMTNGIASLKEYLENSEAESRKLLCFLAKKVKQVAIKHGMKCGAEDKIESSSKSSGKTKMDDFSSIKQVHVIALKPEIERGSG; encoded by the exons ATGTCGAGCTTCATTTATCAGCTCAATAACTAT AAGTTCAAGAAGATTGGACTTCAAACATGGGAATATGAAAATTATTGGTTTCAAGCGGAGAAAAAACACTTGCTGACTAACATAAAGCGGCGaagaaacaaaagtctaaagaaAGATTTTAATCAAGAAACTTACTATTATTGGGTAGAGGAAGAGTTGAGGAGCCAGAGAGATCTCAACGATACGTTGAAGTTAGAAATCAAGAAGCTGAAGGAGAGACAAGACGATATGACTAATGGAATCGCCTCTCTAAAGGAATACTTGGAAAATTCAGAGGCTGAGTCCAGGAAACTTCTTTGTTTCCTGGCCAAAAAAGTTAAGCAAGTTGCAATCAAGCATGGTATGAAATGTGGAGCAGAAGATAAAATAGAAAGTAGTAGCAAAAGCTCGGGGAAGACGAAGATGGATGATTTTTCATCTATTAAACAAGTACACGTTATCGCGCTGAAGCCTGAGATTGAGAGGGGAAGTGgataa
- the LOC132053334 gene encoding 14-3-3 protein 9-like isoform X1: MAAAAAPSKERENFVYLAKLAEQAERYDEMVDAMKKVANMDVELTVEERNLLSVGYKNVVGSRRASWRILSSIEQKEEQRGNELNAKRIKEYRHKVEKELTDICSDIMTVIDEHLIPSCPAGESSVFYYKMKGDYYRYLAEFKSGDDKKEVSDLSLKAYESATSTAEAELPPTHPIRLGLALNFSVFYYEILNSPERACHLAKQAFDEAISELDTLNEESYKDSTLIMQLLRDNLTLWTSDIPEDSEDAQKGDAATSKSGAEGAE; encoded by the exons ATGGCAGCAGCAGCAGCTCCGTCAAAAGAACGCGAGAACTTCGTTTATCTCGCTAAACTTGCCGAACAAGCTGAACGATATGAtg AGATGGTTGATGCAATGAAGAAGGTCGCGAATATGGACGTTGAATTGACTGTGGAGGAGAGGAATTTGCTTTCTGTTGGTTATAAGAACGTCGTAGGTTCAAGGAGAGCATCATGGAGGATCTTGTCCTCTATTGAACAGAAGGAGGAGCAAAGAGGAAACGAGCTGAATGCAAAACGGATCAAGGAGTACCGACATAAGGTTGAGAAGGAGCTCACCGACATTTGCAGTGACATCATGACTGTGATTGATGAGCATCTCATTCCCTCATGTCCTGCTGGCGAATCATCTGTATTTTACTATaagat GAAAGGAGATTATTATCGCTATCTTGCAGAGTTCAAAAGCGGTGACGATAAGAAAGAGGTTTCTGATCTTTCATTGAAGGCTTATGAG TCAGCTACATCCACCGCTGAGGCTGAATTGCCACCTACCCATCCCATTAGGTTGGGTTTGGCTTTGAATTTCTCTGTTTTCTACTATGAGATCCTGAACTCTCCTGAAAG GGCATGCCACCTTGCAAAGCAGGCTTTTGATGAAGCAATATCAGAGTTGGATACCCTGAATGAGGAGTCCTACAAAGATAGCACCTTGATTATGCAGCTTCTAAGGGACAATCTCACCTTGTGGACTTCTGATATTCCAGAGGATTCAG AAGATGCCCAAAAGGGAGATGCGGCCACAAGCAAATCAGGAGCTGAGGGTGCCGAG TAA
- the LOC132053333 gene encoding uncharacterized protein LOC132053333 isoform X2 gives MQPEDVFCLLECLLLLLLLQAVAQANEGQLERPKWTGETPLSRLVGTLVSIKPIFSVLKLGARQVFISTAEKTNIPWREMTKQILDSDVYKELESIENPAIVYPDYYLNPFHAYDEGNLSWLAAAEVEAATMSMVRRAIPNASSLDEANQIVRGNWLDAIEKHHQQYSADFSIRDILDIGCSVGVSTRYIADRYPSAKVTGLDLSPYFLSVAQYKEKKRNQGKNSISWIHANGENTGLPSKSFDLVSIAYVFHECPERAIRNVVKESFRLLRPGGTIAITDNSPKSKILQELPPVLFTLMKSTEPFLDEYYLTDLERVMKETDFANVQTVLTDPRHRTVTATVPY, from the exons ATGCAACCAGAAGACGTATTTTGCCTTTTAGAGtgtctgcttcttcttcttcttcttcaagcaGTGGCACAGGCAAATGAAGGACAACTTGAAAGGCCTAAATGGACAGGAGAAACTCCACTTTCACGTCTAGTTGGAACTCTGGTTTCCATTAAACCAATCTTTTCTGTACTCAAACTTGGTGCTAGACAGGTTTTCATAAG TACAGCTGAGAAAACTAATATTCCATGGAGAGAGATGACAAAGCAGATACTGGATTCAGATGTTTACAAAGAGTTAGAGAGCATTGAGAATCCTGCTATTGTATACCCTGATT ATTATCTCAATCCCTTCCACGCGTATGATGAGGGCAACCTGTCCTGGCTG GCTGCAGCTGAAGTAGAGGCCGCAACTATGTCGATGGTGAGACGTGCAATACCTAATGCGTCTTCACTTGATGAAGCAAACCAGATAGTACGTGGAAATTGGCTTGATGCAATCGAAAAACATCATCAGCAATATTCAGCAGACTTCTCAATCAGAGATATTCTTGACATTGGATGCTCTGTTGGTGTGAGCACACGATATATTGCAGACAGATATCCTTCTGCTAAAGTGACT GGTTTGGATCTTTCACCTTATTTCCTTTCTGTTGCTcaatataaagaaaagaaaagaaaccagGGAAAGAATTCTATCAGCTGGATACACGCAAATGGTGAAAACACCGGCTTGCCTTCCAAATCATTTGATCTCGTTTCAATTGCTTATGTG TTTCATGAATGTCCTGAAAGAGCAATAAGAAATGTAGTGAAGGAGTCATTCCGGCTGCTTCGACCTGGAGGAACTATTGCTATAACTGATAACTCG CCAAAGTCGAAGATTCTTCAG GAATTACCACCAGTGTTGTTTACATTGATGAAGAGTACTGAACCTTTTCTGGATGAATACTACTTGACTGATCTTGAAAGAGTGATGAAGGAAACTGATTTTGCCAATGTACAAACTGTTCTCACTGATCCTAGACACAGAACTGTTACCGCCACCGTGCCTTACTAA